In a single window of the Zea mays cultivar B73 chromosome 5, Zm-B73-REFERENCE-NAM-5.0, whole genome shotgun sequence genome:
- the LOC103628594 gene encoding uncharacterized protein encodes MGAKKLLLEKRPQIFWTSCAAHTINLMLQGIGNLPRFKKVIDQAKSFTIFVYGYTRTLECLRYFTEGKELVRPGVTRFASYFLTLNSMQEKKDQLRKMVVHSRWDSLKDVKSKKGKEATATILSPAFWKDVKLMLAVFEPLVKVLCLVDGDVKPSMGFLYGELLKAKREVKEDFGNVESRFKDVMAVIEKKMNGRLDSPLHLTAFLLNPHYSYANPSIFDEPKMNEAFISCVEQFYYHDEDQQEQAANFELKKIQNREGPFSKKLARTFQNYDYNPASWRRLYGTETPALQKMATRILSLTSSSSGCERNWSGFEGIHTKKRNRLTTTRLNKLVYIQFNNRLMNNREKIRSKKITDVLLSSDTTEAQGFLQEGGDDCAQVVFRDGEEDEMEGTGIPWSVIGEAVGAEEQLEPRRSARVRELYEGEEFESEEEEYEDEDLCYSEDEI; translated from the exons ATGGGAGCAAAGAAGCTATTGCTTGAGAAGAGACCACAAATATTTTGGACCTCTTGTGCAGCTCACACAATCAACTTGATGCTCCAAGGAATTGGCAACTTGCCTCGGTTCAAGAAAGTGATTGACCAAGCAAAGTCATTTACCATATTTGTGTATGGCTACACAAGAACATTGGAGTGCTTGAGATACTTCACAGAGGGGAAAGAGCTAGTGAGGCCAGGAGTGACTAGGTTTGCTTCATACTTTCTCACTTTGAACAGTATGCAAGAGAAGAAGGATCAGTTAAGGAAGATGGTGGTTCATAGCAGGTGGGACTCATTAAAGGATGTGaaatcaaagaaaggaaaagaggccACAGCTACTATATTGAGTCCAGCCTTTTGGAAGGATGTGAAGCTAATGTTGGCTGTTTTTGAGCCATTGGTCAAAGTCCTCTGTTTGGTTGATGGGGATGTGAAGCCATCCATGGGTTTCCTTTATGGAGAGCTACTAAAGGCAAAGAGAGAGGTCAAAGAGGACTTTGGCAATGTCGAGTCTCGATTCAAAGATGTTATGGCTGTAATTGAGAAGAAGATGAATGGAAGACTTGATTCTCCATTGCATTTGACAGCTTTTTTGCTGAATCCACACTACAGCTATGCTAACCCATCAATCTTTGATGAGCCCAAAATGAATGAAGCCTTCATATCTTGTGTCGAGCAATTTTATTATCATGATGAGGACCAACAAGAACAGGCTGCCAACTTTGAATTGAAAAAAATTCAGAATAGAGAAGGACCATTTAGCAAGAAGCTTGCAAGAACTTTTCAAAACTATGATTACAATCCAG CATCATGGCGGCGGTTATATGGAACTGAAACACCAGCTTTACAGAAGATGGCTACAAGGATATTATCTTTGACATCAAGCTCTTCTGGTTGTGAAAGaaattggagtgggtttgaaggg ATACACACTAAGAAGAGAAATAGGCTGACTACAACCCGCCTCAACAAGTTGGTCTATATTCAGTTCAATAACAGGCTGATGAATAACAGAGAAAAGATTAGGTCAAAGAAAATCACTGATGTTCTCTTGTCTAGTGATACAACTGAAGCTCAAGGTTTTCTCCAAGAGGGTGGAGATGATTGTGCACAAGTTGTCTTTAGAGATGGGGAGGAAGATGAGATGGAAGGTACAGGGATACCTTGGTCTGTTATTGGAGAGGCAGTGGGAGCAGAAGAACAGCTTGAGCCTCGTAGAAGTGCAAGAGTGAGAGAGCTCTATGAAggagaagagtttgagtctgaagaAGAAGAGTATGAAGATGAAGATTTGTGCTACAGTGAAGATGAAATATGA